A genomic region of bacterium contains the following coding sequences:
- a CDS encoding glucose 1-dehydrogenase produces MAGLVDGKVALVTGAGSGIGLACARLFACEGARVIVSDLDEASGEAAAEAICTDGGEAKFVRCDVRDEAQVEQLIRAASDTYGRLDCAHNNAGGPAGGGPVHALSLEDWNQTLALNLSGVFLCMKHEIQVMQAQGGGSIVNTASGAGVVATPFLAHYSAAKHGVLGLTKTAARENAQTNVRINAVLPGSIDTPALRAWMDQGPEVAKGILRSQPGGRLGLPEEIAEAVVWLSSDRASFVHGESMMVDGGAISR; encoded by the coding sequence GTGGCAGGGCTGGTTGACGGAAAAGTCGCGCTCGTTACCGGTGCCGGATCTGGAATAGGCCTGGCCTGTGCGCGTCTTTTCGCGTGCGAAGGCGCTCGGGTCATCGTGTCCGACCTGGACGAGGCCAGTGGGGAAGCCGCGGCCGAAGCGATTTGCACGGATGGTGGTGAGGCGAAGTTCGTGCGCTGTGACGTCCGCGACGAGGCTCAGGTCGAACAGTTGATTCGCGCTGCGAGCGATACCTACGGTCGGCTCGACTGTGCCCACAACAACGCGGGTGGCCCCGCTGGCGGTGGACCCGTACACGCCCTGAGCCTCGAAGACTGGAATCAGACGCTCGCTCTCAATCTGAGCGGCGTCTTCTTGTGCATGAAGCACGAGATCCAGGTCATGCAGGCGCAGGGTGGCGGTTCGATCGTCAATACGGCGTCGGGGGCGGGCGTGGTTGCGACTCCGTTTCTGGCCCACTATTCCGCCGCGAAACACGGCGTGCTCGGTCTGACCAAGACGGCCGCGCGCGAGAACGCACAGACTAATGTGCGCATCAACGCAGTCCTGCCCGGCAGCATCGATACGCCCGCGCTGCGCGCCTGGATGGACCAGGGTCCCGAAGTCGCCAAGGGCATCTTGCGCAGTCAGCCGGGCGGTCGGCTTGGCCTGCCCGAAGAGATCGCCGAAGCGGTCGTGTGGCTCAGTTCGGACCGCGCTTCGTTCGTTCACGGTGAATCGATGATGGTCGATGGTGGCGCGATCTCTCGTTAG
- a CDS encoding Zn-ribbon domain-containing OB-fold protein — MAKEVKHPERLMAKEIRHPQPTFDEETRAYWEGAARGEVVLQRCRECGTIQHRPRALCVSCFSDSIEHFVASGRGQVHTFTVTRQNQAPPFREACPYVLAYVELEEGPRLLTNIVACDPETVRIGMPVQVDFAPSENGLAVPRFRPA, encoded by the coding sequence ATGGCCAAGGAAGTCAAACACCCCGAGAGATTGATGGCCAAGGAAATTCGACACCCGCAGCCGACCTTCGACGAGGAAACCCGCGCGTACTGGGAAGGTGCTGCGCGTGGTGAGGTCGTATTGCAGCGCTGCAGGGAGTGCGGAACGATCCAGCACCGCCCGCGCGCCCTCTGCGTGTCGTGTTTTTCAGATTCGATCGAACACTTCGTGGCGAGCGGACGCGGGCAGGTACACACGTTCACGGTTACCCGCCAGAACCAGGCACCGCCTTTCCGGGAAGCCTGTCCCTACGTTCTGGCCTACGTCGAACTCGAAGAAGGTCCGCGGCTCCTCACGAACATCGTGGCGTGCGATCCCGAGACGGTGCGCATCGGCATGCCGGTGCAGGTGGACTTCGCTCCGAGCGAGAACGGTCTGGCCGTCCCTAGGTTTCGCCCTGCATGA
- a CDS encoding MaoC family dehydratase: MEVDVKALKRDWAGIEFDVVEVEGKTQDFLDFAEACGETESRFVDPEDADFQAPSTFTSRFVGRRMFPDRFPKIGDGFGFDAGKCVFAHAPFRPGDVLTASSKIHDIYEKTGRSGPMVFIVHRMEFVNQTGVLVSVVDWRMVQQPERKR, from the coding sequence GTGGAAGTAGATGTAAAGGCGCTGAAGCGCGACTGGGCCGGAATCGAGTTCGACGTGGTCGAGGTCGAGGGTAAAACCCAGGACTTTCTGGACTTCGCAGAAGCGTGTGGCGAGACGGAATCCCGCTTCGTGGATCCGGAGGATGCCGATTTCCAGGCGCCTTCGACTTTCACATCCCGTTTCGTGGGACGGCGCATGTTTCCCGACCGTTTCCCCAAGATCGGGGACGGTTTTGGATTCGATGCGGGAAAGTGCGTATTCGCGCACGCGCCGTTCCGGCCGGGAGACGTCCTGACCGCGTCGAGCAAGATCCACGACATCTACGAGAAGACGGGGCGCTCTGGACCCATGGTCTTCATCGTGCACCGCATGGAGTTCGTGAATCAGACTGGGGTGCTCGTTTCGGTGGTCGACTGGCGCATGGTGCAACAACCGGAGCGGAAGCGATGA
- a CDS encoding PHP domain-containing protein, translated as MILDLHNHSIKSDDGRAKVENYCQWIRKRELPIDGFALTEHRLFDDEADYRKLEDEFGVAILKGSEVETDYGHVLVFGVNEDLLAAFDFSRVDLPLSLVLESAQRCGAVAVPCHPGRTRVGLCAHIEEHGPVDGVKIIETLNGGSREREDQQAMELAQCYDYGGIGGSDAHIVSHVGRCATRFANEIRNEQDLVGALRSGDFEAVSWK; from the coding sequence ATGATCCTCGATCTACACAACCACTCGATCAAGTCAGACGATGGGCGGGCGAAGGTCGAGAACTACTGTCAGTGGATTCGCAAGCGCGAACTGCCGATCGATGGTTTCGCGCTCACCGAACACCGCCTATTCGACGACGAGGCCGACTACCGCAAGCTCGAAGACGAGTTCGGCGTAGCCATCCTGAAGGGCAGCGAAGTCGAGACCGACTACGGGCACGTACTGGTTTTTGGGGTCAACGAAGATCTGCTCGCTGCATTCGATTTCTCGAGAGTGGATCTACCGCTATCGCTCGTGCTCGAATCGGCGCAGCGCTGTGGCGCGGTCGCGGTGCCCTGTCATCCGGGCAGAACGCGCGTGGGTCTGTGCGCTCACATAGAAGAGCACGGACCGGTAGACGGGGTGAAGATCATCGAGACCCTCAACGGCGGAAGCCGCGAGCGCGAGGACCAGCAGGCGATGGAGCTGGCCCAGTGCTATGACTACGGGGGAATCGGGGGAAGCGACGCGCACATCGTCAGCCACGTAGGCCGTTGTGCGACCCGCTTCGCGAACGAGATCCGAAACGAGCAGGATCTGGTGGGTGCGCTGCGCAGCGGCGATTTCGAGGCGGTGTCGTGGAAGTAG